A genomic segment from Bartonella ancashensis encodes:
- a CDS encoding TrmH family RNA methyltransferase: MCVRKTGQIKEITSLSNPVIKSFRSLNHKKNRNREGIFIAEGLKLVIDALDLRWTIQTLIVSKNQFSHPALEKAIARIVANGGLIIKTSKKIMESITHRDNPQTVIGIFKQQWNSIETIKELPEDVYIALDRIRDPGNLGTIIRTADAAGAKGVILIGETTDPFSPETVRATMGSIFSVPLYHLNESAFLNWSTHFNGMIIGTHLKGSVDYRKIDFRGPVLLLMGNEQNGLSDGLVNCCKQLARIPQKGRADSLNLAVATAIMLYEIRRPHLILEPRGN; this comes from the coding sequence ATGTGTGTTAGAAAAACCGGTCAAATTAAAGAAATTACTTCTCTAAGCAACCCAGTCATCAAAAGCTTTAGATCACTCAATCATAAGAAAAATCGTAATAGAGAAGGGATTTTCATAGCTGAAGGACTTAAATTGGTCATTGATGCTTTAGATCTTCGTTGGACAATTCAAACGCTTATTGTCTCCAAAAATCAGTTCTCACACCCTGCTCTTGAAAAAGCTATTGCACGCATTGTTGCTAACGGTGGTCTTATCATCAAGACTTCAAAAAAAATTATGGAATCCATCACCCACCGTGATAACCCACAAACAGTTATTGGTATTTTTAAACAGCAGTGGAATTCTATTGAAACAATTAAAGAATTGCCTGAAGACGTTTACATTGCTCTTGATCGCATACGTGATCCTGGAAATCTTGGAACCATCATTCGCACAGCAGATGCAGCAGGAGCAAAAGGTGTTATTCTAATAGGTGAAACAACAGATCCTTTTTCACCTGAAACTGTACGCGCAACAATGGGATCTATTTTCTCAGTACCCTTATATCATCTTAATGAAAGTGCCTTTTTAAACTGGTCTACACATTTCAATGGTATGATTATTGGCACACATCTTAAAGGATCTGTAGATTATCGAAAAATTGATTTTAGAGGTCCTGTCCTGCTTTTAATGGGAAATGAACAAAACGGCTTATCAGATGGCTTGGTTAATTGTTGTAAACAATTAGCGCGTATTCCGCAAAAAGGACGTGCTGATTCACTCAATCTGGCAGTAGCTACAGCCATAATGCTTTACGAAATTCGCCGCCCCCATTTAATACTTGAACCACGTGGAAACTAG
- a CDS encoding class I SAM-dependent methyltransferase — protein MPIRCIQQNSKDIYPQEKLPLILETSASADYALIDSGNGQKLERYGSYRIIRPESQALWKPTLPKKIWDNIDALFKGNLDEEGIGRWHFPKKTLDETWPLSWNGLSFLGRFTSFRHVGVFPEQDAHWRTIEEQILNATCPVKLLNLFGYTGLASLIGARAGAIVTHVDASKKAILWAKANQNISGLSNHPIRWICDDALKFVERELRRKKTYDIILLDPPSYGRGPRGEVWQLFDHLPKMIKNCRDLLSDNPLSIVLTSYSIRASFYTLHTLMRDELKNLGGTLESGELILREEAAGRALSTSLFSRWIA, from the coding sequence ATGCCTATACGATGCATTCAACAAAATTCCAAAGACATTTATCCGCAAGAAAAATTACCCCTTATTTTAGAGACGAGCGCAAGTGCAGATTACGCATTGATTGATTCCGGTAATGGGCAAAAATTAGAACGCTATGGCTCCTATCGTATTATTAGACCAGAAAGCCAAGCTTTGTGGAAACCAACTTTACCAAAAAAAATATGGGACAATATTGATGCTTTATTTAAGGGCAATCTAGACGAAGAAGGTATCGGGCGTTGGCATTTTCCTAAAAAAACACTAGATGAAACATGGCCACTTTCTTGGAATGGTTTATCTTTTTTAGGACGTTTTACCTCTTTTCGTCATGTTGGTGTTTTTCCTGAACAAGATGCACATTGGCGTACTATAGAAGAACAAATTTTAAATGCCACGTGTCCTGTTAAATTACTAAATCTTTTTGGATATACAGGTCTTGCCTCTTTAATAGGCGCGCGAGCAGGCGCAATAGTTACCCATGTTGATGCCTCTAAAAAAGCTATACTTTGGGCAAAAGCCAATCAAAACATATCAGGATTATCTAATCATCCTATTCGCTGGATTTGTGATGATGCACTAAAATTTGTTGAGCGTGAGCTGCGTCGTAAAAAAACCTACGATATAATCCTTCTTGATCCTCCATCTTATGGACGCGGACCTCGTGGTGAGGTCTGGCAACTCTTTGATCATTTACCCAAAATGATAAAAAATTGTCGTGACCTTTTATCTGATAACCCACTTTCTATCGTGCTCACCTCTTATTCTATTCGTGCTTCCTTTTACACGCTTCATACTTTGATGCGTGATGAATTAAAAAATCTTGGAGGAACTCTTGAATCGGGAGAATTAATTTTGCGTGAAGAAGCTGCAGGAAGAGCCTTGTCAACTTCTTTATTTAGTCGTTGGATTGCCTAA
- a CDS encoding LapA family protein yields the protein MTSKRILLTIILAPFTAFVIAFAVDNRQMVTLTFNPFKINLEDSIYQAPLFVWLFIFFGLGLLIGSSICWFTQHRYRKALKKSKNELEKLKAMTTK from the coding sequence ATGACATCTAAGCGTATTCTCCTAACAATAATCTTAGCCCCTTTTACAGCTTTTGTGATCGCTTTTGCTGTAGACAACCGTCAAATGGTGACGTTAACTTTTAATCCTTTCAAGATTAATTTGGAAGACTCTATCTATCAAGCTCCCCTTTTTGTTTGGCTTTTTATTTTTTTTGGTCTTGGTCTTCTTATAGGCAGCAGCATTTGTTGGTTCACACAGCATCGGTATCGTAAAGCATTAAAAAAAAGCAAAAATGAACTGGAGAAATTAAAAGCAATGACTACAAAGTGA
- a CDS encoding integration host factor subunit beta has protein sequence MIKSELVQIIARHNPHLLRRDVENIVNAVFEEISTALADGNRVELRGFGAFSVKSRLARNGRNPRTGEAVTVEEKWVPFFKTGKDLRDRLNSG, from the coding sequence TTGATTAAATCAGAACTCGTACAAATCATCGCTCGTCACAACCCACACCTTTTACGACGCGATGTTGAAAATATTGTCAACGCTGTTTTTGAGGAAATTTCAACAGCTCTTGCTGATGGTAACCGTGTCGAGCTTCGTGGCTTTGGGGCTTTTTCCGTTAAAAGCAGATTAGCTCGAAACGGACGTAACCCGCGAACAGGTGAAGCTGTCACAGTCGAAGAGAAATGGGTCCCCTTTTTTAAAACAGGTAAAGATCTACGCGATCGGTTAAATAGTGGCTAG
- the lptC gene encoding LPS export ABC transporter periplasmic protein LptC, with the protein MAVRTCDKIFSVRSYFINVCEETRRHSRRVYVLKIFLFLSAFIMMFVFSWFLFFSGSTSFAPIILNDDTDDIMTLTMSNPRLEGYTSSQQPYWLKAEKAFQNRTHFELVKLQNIIAEVPAGKQGSIFIKAKIASYDGTNGFLQFDEPFTIKTKDGLIAQFVNANVNLLEKNLRTDKPVNIRRPGLFMTANSLQIREGGQIMHFQNGVHLIFNR; encoded by the coding sequence ATGGCTGTACGCACTTGTGATAAAATTTTTTCGGTAAGATCATATTTTATCAATGTTTGTGAGGAGACCCGCCGTCATTCACGTCGAGTTTATGTGTTAAAAATTTTTTTATTTTTATCCGCATTCATTATGATGTTTGTTTTCTCTTGGTTCTTATTTTTTTCAGGCTCTACTTCTTTTGCTCCCATCATTCTAAATGACGATACAGATGACATAATGACATTGACAATGAGCAATCCAAGGTTAGAAGGATACACAAGTTCCCAGCAACCCTATTGGCTCAAAGCAGAAAAAGCATTTCAAAATCGTACACATTTTGAACTCGTTAAATTGCAGAATATTATAGCTGAAGTTCCTGCAGGAAAACAGGGATCAATTTTTATTAAAGCAAAAATAGCAAGCTATGATGGTACAAATGGCTTTTTGCAGTTTGATGAACCTTTTACGATTAAGACAAAGGATGGGTTGATTGCACAATTCGTGAATGCAAATGTAAATTTATTGGAAAAAAATTTAAGAACGGATAAGCCTGTCAATATTCGTCGTCCAGGCTTATTTATGACAGCAAATAGTTTGCAGATTCGTGAAGGGGGGCAAATTATGCATTTTCAAAATGGTGTGCATTTGATTTTTAACCGGTGA
- a CDS encoding LptA/OstA family protein, which produces MRLRGLVRVYLILIALMLKLGVISGYANVVYSGEDLPQNKEAVELHADSLEILEKEGIAIFDGNVSIVQGERVLRTLKLIVYYDQDHKKIDIDQTNAQSIWPVETGLKDIKKIEALGEVYIKIATQIATGDKGIFDKQSNSVILTGNPVVLRDGSNTATGCRLTVNMATEKTFLEGCEVLDKNGRVSIILQSN; this is translated from the coding sequence ATGAGGTTGAGAGGATTAGTTAGGGTATATTTAATTTTAATCGCGTTGATGTTGAAATTAGGAGTAATTTCTGGATACGCTAACGTTGTTTATTCAGGGGAAGACTTACCACAAAATAAAGAAGCAGTAGAATTACATGCAGATTCTCTGGAAATACTTGAAAAAGAAGGTATTGCTATTTTTGATGGAAATGTTTCAATCGTTCAAGGTGAACGTGTCTTGCGAACATTAAAGTTGATTGTTTATTACGATCAAGATCACAAAAAAATTGATATTGATCAGACGAATGCACAGTCAATATGGCCTGTAGAGACTGGTCTGAAAGATATTAAAAAAATAGAAGCCTTGGGAGAGGTTTATATCAAAATAGCAACGCAGATTGCTACAGGAGATAAAGGAATTTTTGATAAACAATCAAACTCGGTAATTCTAACAGGTAATCCTGTTGTCTTAAGGGATGGTAGCAACACAGCAACAGGGTGTAGATTGACAGTGAATATGGCAACAGAAAAAACCTTTCTTGAAGGATGTGAAGTACTTGATAAAAATGGCCGTGTTTCAATCATTTTACAGTCTAATTGA
- the lptB gene encoding LPS export ABC transporter ATP-binding protein has translation MITYSPTSENSENSLVRTLSSHNLVKSYRGKIVVDGVSFSINTGESVGILGPNGAGKTTCFYMVTGLVDVDEGSIEIDGFDITHIPMYRRARLGIGYLPQESSIFRGLSVENNIRAVLEVVEKDRFKRCKRLDELLCEFKIDHLRKEPAISLSGGERRRLEIARSLASNPHFMLLDEPFAGIDPIAISDIKQLVRYLTQRGIGVLITDHNVRETLELVDRAYIIHAGQVLIHGDPRDIIHNADARRVYFGSQFTL, from the coding sequence ATGATCACGTATAGTCCTACCAGTGAAAATTCAGAAAATTCCTTGGTAAGAACATTATCTTCTCACAACTTGGTTAAGTCTTATAGGGGAAAGATAGTTGTAGATGGTGTTTCTTTTAGCATCAATACTGGAGAATCTGTTGGCATTTTGGGTCCTAATGGCGCTGGTAAGACTACTTGCTTTTACATGGTTACAGGCTTAGTTGATGTTGATGAAGGTTCTATAGAAATTGATGGATTTGATATTACACATATTCCGATGTATCGGCGTGCTCGATTAGGCATAGGATATTTACCACAGGAATCTTCTATTTTTCGGGGTCTCTCTGTAGAAAATAATATTAGAGCTGTTTTAGAAGTAGTTGAAAAAGATCGCTTTAAGCGCTGTAAAAGGCTGGATGAACTCTTATGTGAGTTTAAAATTGATCATTTACGCAAAGAACCAGCCATTTCTTTGTCAGGAGGTGAACGGCGCCGGCTTGAAATTGCTCGATCTTTGGCCTCAAATCCCCATTTCATGTTGCTTGATGAACCATTTGCAGGAATTGATCCTATTGCTATTTCTGATATCAAACAACTTGTTCGCTATTTGACTCAACGGGGTATAGGCGTACTAATAACGGATCATAATGTTCGTGAAACACTAGAACTTGTTGATCGTGCCTATATTATTCATGCAGGACAAGTATTAATTCATGGGGATCCTCGTGATATTATCCATAATGCTGATGCTCGCAGAGTTTATTTTGGGAGCCAGTTTACTCTTTGA
- the ptsN gene encoding PTS IIA-like nitrogen regulatory protein PtsN → MDLSELIAPEAIIPALRANSKKQVLKVLAEKAAELTGLDEDVVFDIIMQREKLGSTGIGNGIAIPHGKLSNVKQIVGVFARLENPVDFEALDDEPVDLVFLLLAPEQAGADHLKALSQIARILRYSDIIQKLRNTNDAFALHSSLIQHSALSAA, encoded by the coding sequence ATGGATTTGAGTGAGTTAATTGCACCAGAGGCTATTATTCCAGCGCTTAGGGCTAATTCGAAAAAACAAGTTCTAAAAGTCTTAGCTGAGAAGGCTGCTGAATTGACGGGGCTTGATGAGGACGTCGTTTTCGATATCATCATGCAACGTGAGAAGTTAGGGTCAACGGGGATCGGAAATGGTATTGCGATTCCTCATGGAAAGCTTTCCAATGTTAAGCAGATTGTTGGTGTCTTTGCTCGCCTTGAAAATCCTGTTGACTTTGAAGCTCTTGATGATGAACCTGTTGATCTTGTTTTTCTACTCTTAGCACCGGAACAAGCAGGTGCAGATCATTTAAAGGCACTGTCGCAAATTGCTCGGATCTTACGCTATTCTGATATAATTCAAAAGCTGCGTAACACGAATGATGCTTTTGCACTTCACTCTTCATTGATTCAGCATTCAGCGCTGAGTGCAGCTTGA
- a CDS encoding invasion associated locus B family protein encodes MFKKTLIIASMIVFTAIEAVWAQTPSRLHQFESWGVYSYKSPEGTVCYALSMPLSALPTTVRHGDNFFLVTKRSHSPVTFEPQFMAGYTLKEGSKVSVTIGGKTFDFFTQDSSAWLASSGVEKQLVAAMRAGTTMTVKATSKRGTNTTYSYSLRGVTAALNAAQECR; translated from the coding sequence ATGTTTAAAAAGACTTTGATCATTGCATCTATGATAGTTTTTACTGCTATTGAAGCCGTATGGGCACAAACACCAAGCCGCTTACATCAATTTGAATCTTGGGGGGTTTATTCTTATAAATCGCCAGAAGGTACGGTTTGCTACGCTTTGTCTATGCCTTTAAGTGCATTGCCGACAACTGTTAGGCATGGAGATAATTTCTTTTTAGTGACTAAACGTTCTCATTCTCCAGTTACATTTGAACCACAGTTTATGGCTGGGTATACATTGAAAGAAGGATCGAAAGTTTCCGTTACAATTGGGGGTAAAACATTTGATTTCTTCACACAAGATTCATCAGCTTGGTTAGCGTCGTCAGGGGTAGAAAAACAACTTGTTGCTGCTATGCGTGCGGGCACGACTATGACGGTAAAAGCTACTTCAAAACGGGGAACTAATACAACCTATTCTTATTCTTTAAGGGGTGTTACTGCTGCGTTAAATGCAGCGCAAGAATGTCGTTGA
- the rlmN gene encoding 23S rRNA (adenine(2503)-C(2))-methyltransferase RlmN, whose protein sequence is MTVSCDFQSTSAQAFGAGIAATKGQDKLPLVGLSRDEMAQALKDIGVPERQRRMRVRQLWHWLYVRGVTRFDEMLNISKPMREMLEKRFSIAYPEIVEEQISKDGTRKWLLRFPARGAGRPVEVETVYIPEEGRGTLCLSSQVGCTLNCSFCYTGTQILVRNLTAEEILMQLLIARNRLDDFPKKDICNDLDNSGEGRKITNIVMMGMGEPLYNFEAVKKALLIAADGDGLSLSKRRITLSTSGVVPEIVRTGEEIGVMLAISLHAVNDTLRNMLVPINKKYPLVALIDACRNYPGLSNAKRITFEYVMLKDVNDSLDDAKQLVQLLKGIPAKINLIPFNPWPGSLYQCSDWEQIERFADIINKAGYASPIRMPRGRDILAACGQLKSTSERLRKSERLRLENTLSCE, encoded by the coding sequence ATAACCGTTTCATGTGATTTTCAGTCAACGAGCGCGCAAGCATTTGGGGCGGGTATTGCAGCGACAAAGGGGCAAGATAAGCTTCCCTTAGTCGGTCTGTCACGTGATGAAATGGCTCAAGCTTTAAAGGATATAGGCGTTCCGGAGCGTCAACGGCGTATGCGTGTGCGTCAACTTTGGCATTGGCTTTATGTTCGTGGTGTTACTCGATTTGATGAAATGCTCAACATTTCCAAACCAATGAGAGAAATGCTAGAGAAACGTTTTTCTATTGCATATCCAGAAATTGTGGAAGAGCAAATATCGAAAGATGGTACGCGCAAGTGGCTTTTGCGTTTTCCGGCACGCGGGGCTGGTCGGCCTGTTGAAGTTGAAACGGTTTATATTCCGGAAGAAGGACGTGGTACTTTATGCCTATCATCTCAGGTAGGATGCACGTTAAATTGTTCTTTTTGCTATACGGGAACACAGATCCTTGTTCGTAACTTGACAGCTGAAGAGATTTTGATGCAGCTTTTAATTGCACGAAATCGTTTAGATGATTTTCCCAAGAAGGATATATGCAACGATCTAGATAATTCAGGCGAGGGGCGCAAGATAACCAATATTGTTATGATGGGTATGGGAGAGCCACTTTATAATTTTGAAGCAGTTAAAAAAGCTTTACTCATTGCAGCTGATGGTGATGGGCTTTCTTTGTCAAAGCGCCGAATTACGCTTTCGACCAGCGGTGTTGTTCCTGAAATTGTACGAACTGGGGAAGAAATCGGGGTGATGTTAGCGATTTCGCTACATGCAGTGAATGATACATTGCGGAATATGCTCGTTCCTATCAATAAAAAATATCCTCTTGTTGCATTGATAGATGCTTGCCGCAATTATCCAGGTCTTTCTAATGCTAAGCGCATTACATTTGAATATGTTATGTTGAAGGATGTAAATGATAGTTTGGATGATGCCAAACAACTTGTTCAGTTACTTAAGGGTATTCCTGCTAAAATCAATTTGATTCCTTTTAACCCATGGCCGGGGAGTCTTTATCAATGTTCTGATTGGGAGCAAATTGAACGCTTTGCTGATATCATTAATAAGGCAGGCTATGCCTCGCCTATTAGAATGCCGCGTGGACGGGATATTTTAGCTGCATGTGGGCAGTTAAAGTCAACTTCAGAGCGTCTACGCAAATCTGAACGTTTACGTCTTGAAAATACACTTAGTTGTGAGTAG
- a CDS encoding LysE family translocator → MSFLPEWAVFIKFSLIALILALTPGPDVILSIERSIVQNKKAGIMCVLGSSTGFAIQVFSVSLGLSALILTSPKTFFLLKITGAFYLLWLAFKMVRTHPTLSLNNSSQKRKSLKSNYLAAVGISLLNPKAVLFNVTFLPQFINANDPMATQKLLILGLSYIPISLPITISIVFMANKLSTLLQQKPSYMRVFHWLVAVIFASFAIRLLIDKTF, encoded by the coding sequence ATGTCATTTTTACCCGAATGGGCTGTTTTTATAAAATTTTCCCTAATAGCATTAATCCTTGCCCTCACCCCAGGACCTGACGTCATATTGTCAATAGAGCGCAGTATCGTACAAAATAAAAAAGCTGGCATTATGTGTGTCTTAGGGAGTTCAACAGGCTTTGCTATTCAAGTATTTTCCGTGTCCCTTGGTTTATCAGCACTTATTCTAACTTCACCCAAAACTTTTTTTCTCTTAAAAATTACTGGTGCCTTTTATTTATTGTGGCTTGCTTTTAAAATGGTACGGACACATCCGACCCTTTCTCTAAATAACTCATCTCAAAAAAGAAAAAGCCTCAAGAGCAATTATCTAGCTGCTGTTGGAATCAGCCTTCTAAATCCAAAAGCAGTTCTTTTCAACGTAACTTTTCTACCGCAATTTATTAATGCAAATGATCCCATGGCCACACAAAAATTGCTCATTTTGGGACTTTCTTATATTCCTATTTCCTTGCCTATTACAATCTCTATAGTCTTTATGGCTAATAAACTTTCCACGCTTCTCCAGCAAAAACCTTCTTACATGCGCGTTTTTCATTGGCTTGTCGCGGTTATTTTTGCCAGTTTTGCAATACGCCTCTTAATTGACAAAACGTTTTAA
- a CDS encoding argininosuccinate synthase — protein MKKWADVKKVVLAYSGGLDTSIILKWLQSELNVEVVTFTADLGQGEELDPARRKAEMLGIKEIYIEDLREEFVRDFVFPMFRANAVYEGVYLLGTSIARPLISKRLVEIAKETGADAIAHGATGKGNDQVRFELSAYALDPDIKIIAPWRDWDFKSRTDLIKFAQMHQIPVEKDKQGEAPFSVDANLLHSSSEGKILEDPAIPAPEYVHQRTVSPESAPDRATIITIGFKRGDAISINGEILSPAILLAQLNKYGRDNGIGRIDLVENRFVGMKSRGIYETPGGTILLTAHRAMESLTLDRGAAHLKDELMPRYAELIYYGFWFSPERKMLQAAIDLSQENVEGEVTLKLYKGNVIVEGRQSEKSLYSDELVTFEDDRGAYNQEDAAGFIKLNALRLRTLAARSAK, from the coding sequence ATGAAAAAATGGGCAGATGTTAAGAAAGTTGTTCTAGCTTATTCAGGTGGGTTGGATACATCAATTATTCTCAAGTGGTTGCAAAGTGAACTAAATGTTGAAGTTGTTACTTTTACAGCTGATTTAGGGCAAGGAGAAGAGTTAGATCCCGCACGTCGCAAAGCTGAAATGTTGGGTATTAAAGAGATTTATATTGAAGATTTGCGTGAGGAGTTTGTACGAGATTTTGTTTTTCCGATGTTTCGAGCTAATGCGGTTTACGAAGGAGTTTATCTTCTTGGAACATCAATTGCCCGTCCACTTATTTCAAAGCGCCTTGTTGAAATTGCTAAAGAAACAGGGGCAGATGCCATTGCTCATGGAGCGACAGGAAAAGGTAACGATCAAGTCCGCTTTGAATTATCTGCCTATGCTCTTGACCCAGATATAAAAATCATTGCTCCGTGGCGTGATTGGGATTTTAAAAGTCGCACAGATTTGATTAAATTTGCGCAGATGCATCAAATTCCTGTAGAAAAAGATAAGCAAGGAGAGGCACCTTTCTCAGTAGATGCTAATTTGTTGCACTCGTCATCAGAAGGGAAGATTTTAGAAGATCCTGCAATTCCTGCTCCCGAATATGTTCATCAGCGCACAGTTTCGCCGGAATCTGCCCCAGATAGAGCAACTATAATCACCATTGGTTTTAAAAGGGGTGATGCTATTTCTATTAATGGGGAAATTTTATCTCCGGCAATTTTGCTTGCACAATTAAACAAATATGGACGGGATAATGGTATTGGTCGAATAGATTTGGTTGAAAATCGTTTTGTTGGCATGAAATCACGCGGTATTTATGAAACACCAGGAGGAACAATCCTCTTAACAGCTCATAGGGCGATGGAATCTTTAACGTTGGATCGTGGTGCAGCCCATCTAAAAGATGAGCTGATGCCTCGTTATGCAGAGTTGATTTATTATGGCTTTTGGTTTTCTCCAGAACGAAAAATGTTACAGGCTGCCATTGATTTATCTCAAGAAAATGTTGAAGGAGAAGTTACACTAAAACTTTACAAGGGTAATGTGATTGTTGAGGGACGCCAAAGTGAAAAATCACTTTATTCTGATGAGTTGGTCACTTTTGAAGATGATAGAGGAGCATATAATCAAGAAGATGCGGCTGGATTCATTAAGTTGAATGCGTTGCGTTTACGCACATTAGCTGCGCGTTCTGCAAAGTAA
- a CDS encoding lysine--tRNA ligase, giving the protein MHNQCDSSNLVSQLKEIAVQSKSWPFEEARKIIKRYEKTGYPEVVLFETGYGPSGLPHIGTFGEVARTTMVRHAFHTLTENKVRTKLICFSDDMDGLRKVPDNVPDREKMKDYIGKPLSCVPDPFGSEYSSFGAANNSRLCAFLDRFGFDYEFVSATDYYNSGRFNETLLKILACYDDIMSVVLPTLGVERQATYSLFLPISPFSGKVLQVPMLDRNVEKGTVTYVEPETGETIETEITDGKVKCQWKVDWAMRWKALGVDYEMAGKDLIDSVNLSSKICRILDGHPPEGFNYELFLDDKGQKISKSKGNGLTIDEWLAYAPTESLGFYMFLKPKTAKRLYFDVIPKAVDEYYMHLSAYNTQQWNERLNNPVWHLHNGCPPQIKMPVPFALLLNLVSASNAENEEVLWGFISRYAKGVNKQTCPELGLLVKCAIRYFNAFVKPNKKYRVPNDTERSVLARIDEKLANLPIDFNENVLQNTLLDVARLTECYQDHSKKSPEGGPGVSSAFFQMLYEVLLGQERGPRFGSFIALYGVNEMRALIAKVLIQHVEK; this is encoded by the coding sequence ATGCATAATCAGTGCGATTCCTCTAATTTGGTGTCCCAATTGAAAGAGATAGCGGTCCAATCAAAATCTTGGCCTTTCGAAGAAGCACGTAAGATTATCAAGCGTTATGAAAAGACAGGTTATCCAGAGGTTGTTTTATTTGAAACAGGTTATGGGCCCTCTGGTTTGCCGCATATTGGAACTTTTGGAGAGGTTGCACGTACAACGATGGTGCGTCATGCATTTCATACTCTCACGGAAAACAAAGTTAGAACAAAGTTGATTTGTTTTTCTGATGATATGGATGGTTTGCGTAAGGTTCCTGATAATGTTCCTGATCGTGAAAAAATGAAAGATTATATTGGCAAGCCATTAAGCTGTGTGCCAGATCCTTTTGGAAGTGAATATTCCTCTTTTGGAGCTGCAAATAATAGTCGCTTATGTGCTTTTCTTGATCGCTTTGGTTTTGATTATGAATTTGTTAGTGCAACAGATTATTATAATTCAGGCCGTTTTAATGAGACGCTTCTAAAAATACTTGCTTGCTATGATGATATTATGAGTGTTGTTTTGCCAACATTGGGTGTAGAACGGCAGGCAACTTATTCTCTTTTCTTACCTATTTCTCCTTTTTCTGGAAAGGTGTTGCAGGTTCCAATGCTTGACAGGAATGTTGAAAAAGGCACTGTTACTTATGTTGAACCCGAAACAGGTGAAACCATAGAAACAGAGATTACGGATGGAAAGGTTAAATGTCAGTGGAAAGTTGATTGGGCAATGCGCTGGAAAGCACTTGGGGTTGACTATGAAATGGCAGGAAAGGATCTTATTGATTCAGTTAATCTTTCATCCAAAATTTGTAGAATACTTGATGGTCATCCACCGGAAGGGTTTAATTATGAACTTTTTTTGGATGATAAAGGGCAGAAAATTTCAAAATCTAAAGGGAATGGTCTAACCATTGATGAGTGGTTAGCTTATGCACCAACGGAAAGCTTGGGATTTTATATGTTCTTGAAGCCTAAAACAGCAAAACGGCTTTATTTTGATGTTATTCCAAAAGCTGTTGATGAGTATTATATGCATCTTTCTGCGTATAATACTCAACAGTGGAATGAAAGGCTTAATAATCCTGTATGGCATCTTCATAATGGTTGTCCTCCGCAAATTAAGATGCCTGTACCTTTTGCGTTGTTGTTGAATTTGGTTAGTGCTTCAAATGCTGAAAATGAAGAAGTACTCTGGGGATTTATTTCTCGTTATGCTAAAGGAGTGAATAAGCAAACTTGTCCAGAACTTGGTTTATTAGTGAAATGTGCAATCAGATATTTTAATGCTTTTGTGAAGCCTAATAAGAAATACCGTGTTCCTAATGATACTGAGCGTTCAGTATTAGCAAGAATTGATGAAAAGTTGGCTAATTTACCAATAGATTTTAATGAAAATGTTCTTCAAAATACGCTTCTTGATGTTGCACGTTTAACAGAGTGCTATCAGGATCATAGTAAAAAAAGTCCTGAAGGGGGTCCTGGTGTTTCAAGTGCTTTTTTCCAAATGCTCTATGAAGTTCTTTTAGGACAAGAGCGGGGTCCAAGATTTGGATCATTTATAGCACTTTATGGAGTCAATGAAATGAGAGCGTTGATTGCTAAGGTACTCATCCAGCATGTGGAGAAATAA